TGCGAAGGTTGTTTCACTCTTTCCTGACCTCACAATGGCAACACCTGAGGCGTTGAATCAGGAAACACAGGCGAGTGAGCGGAGGCTTGTCGTTGGGGGCAAAATCATTACGATTAACAATAAGCTTAACCGGGATTCATAGGTGGAACTTTATCAACTCAAATCATTTGTTGTCGTGGCGGAGGAGGGGAACCTCCGGCGAGCAGCGGATCGCCTGTTCGCCAGCCAGCCTGCAGTCAGCGGTCATATCAAAGCCTTGGAAGAAGAACTGGGTCTCGTCCTTTTTGAGCGCTCCCGCAATGGCATGCTGCTGACAACGGACGGAGAGCGCATCCATGATGTTGCGTTAAGAATGCTGGCGGATGCACGGGAAATTGAAGCCACGGCGCATGATTTGCGGGATGAAGTCGCCGGGACGATTCGGATCGGTGTCAACAATGATGGGCGAAACCTGCGACTTGATGACACTACGGCTGTCCTCGCGGAAACTCATCCGGAGTTGCATTTCGAGTTCGAAAGTGGCTCGTCTGGTTCGATCCTCAAGGGGATTCGCAATGAAGATCTTGACGTCGGTTATATCGAGCTGCAACCAGCCGAGGGTGATGTGACCTTGAATCAGTTAACGCTGAATAATCCTGTTATTGTGTATCCAGCTAAATGGCATGATGATTTACATGCCGATAGTTGGGAAGCCCTCATCTCCAAACCATGGGCATTTGTTTCGAAGGAGTGTTCTTACTGCAAACTGATGCACGAAGCCGTGGCAGCGCGCGGTCTGGAGCTTGACTGGCAATATCGTGCCGATCATGAAAGTGTTACAGCCAGCCTGGTCAACGGCGGTGTCGCCGTTTCCATGTTATCACGCGAATTGGCTCAGCCTCACGTCGAGGCCGGACGCATCGAAATATGGCCTCACTTT
The Rubellicoccus peritrichatus DNA segment above includes these coding regions:
- a CDS encoding LysR family transcriptional regulator; the encoded protein is MELYQLKSFVVVAEEGNLRRAADRLFASQPAVSGHIKALEEELGLVLFERSRNGMLLTTDGERIHDVALRMLADAREIEATAHDLRDEVAGTIRIGVNNDGRNLRLDDTTAVLAETHPELHFEFESGSSGSILKGIRNEDLDVGYIELQPAEGDVTLNQLTLNNPVIVYPAKWHDDLHADSWEALISKPWAFVSKECSYCKLMHEAVAARGLELDWQYRADHESVTASLVNGGVAVSMLSRELAQPHVEAGRIEIWPHFNPTLPLSIACLTRRATEKTILAYIKTVTELFSAEPSVR